One segment of Pseudomonas asgharzadehiana DNA contains the following:
- a CDS encoding acyltransferase family protein has translation MPKDLRVSQFASTYKPAIDGLRAIAVLSVIVFHLDVFSLLPGGFTGVDMFFVISGYVISQSLWERRDLSLGRYLADFYRRRLLRIMPALLTVLCVSVVLSAMFMPQYWLSELINRTGLAAFFGLSNLVLAWNTDTYFSPSAELNPYLHTWSLGVEEQFYVIFPALFFIWLRYRQRVGFAWAVLPLLAIASMIIGAYQVKVAPLSAFYLLPGRFWELAAGAILFQAIGTRDVTPRLNRLAPALLIGGLGLVMVGFLFAQPRQFPYPWAMVTVAGSLLMIAGIVLRADSSPGALQRVLQTPLATYIGRLSYSLYLWHWPVAVFLRWTVGMELLIVQWLYPVLVALLAAASYHWIETPIRSGHSAVQRKAGFTFAAGLSVTGLMWLGALWVSVNPSTLSLSQTRDTYTWYAYKHYPQEDFARLDDPRLKGRQLFVMGDSHTAAYRTLLKLVSLKLGVTVTEYEQGGCGVVSLIGPDPAHCAALREAQLQEILARAKPGDVVFLASLRMPELAGRAWREGEAAMVDDALGELTADNIEAARLAADALLSRLQNAQLTVLIDAPKPLFKAAPNRCSDAFNRMNPVCAPGLTMARDQLERLRAPQMALLQQLQASYPALHAWDPLPLLCPGPICSAYDANAKPLFFDSNHLSGHGNRVLEPSFSAALLKIWGVTPPATE, from the coding sequence ATGCCCAAGGACCTTCGCGTGTCCCAGTTCGCCAGCACCTACAAACCGGCCATCGATGGCCTGCGGGCCATTGCGGTTCTCAGCGTCATCGTCTTCCACTTGGACGTGTTCAGCCTGTTGCCCGGCGGTTTTACCGGCGTAGATATGTTCTTCGTGATTTCCGGGTATGTGATCAGCCAGTCGCTATGGGAGCGCCGCGACCTGAGCTTGGGCCGTTACCTGGCGGACTTCTACCGGCGCCGATTGCTACGCATCATGCCCGCATTGCTGACCGTGCTGTGTGTGAGTGTTGTGCTTAGCGCGATGTTCATGCCGCAATACTGGCTCAGCGAGCTGATCAATCGCACGGGCCTGGCGGCCTTTTTTGGCCTGAGCAATCTGGTGCTGGCCTGGAACACCGACACCTACTTCTCGCCCAGCGCCGAACTCAACCCCTACCTGCATACCTGGTCACTGGGGGTTGAGGAACAGTTCTATGTGATATTCCCCGCGCTGTTCTTTATATGGCTGCGTTATCGGCAACGGGTCGGGTTTGCCTGGGCAGTGCTGCCGCTGTTGGCGATTGCCTCGATGATCATCGGCGCGTATCAGGTAAAGGTCGCGCCGCTGTCGGCGTTTTACCTGTTGCCTGGGCGCTTCTGGGAGCTGGCCGCCGGCGCCATCCTGTTTCAAGCCATCGGCACCCGCGATGTCACGCCCCGCCTCAATCGGCTGGCCCCTGCCCTGTTGATCGGTGGCCTGGGCTTGGTGATGGTCGGTTTCCTGTTCGCCCAACCCCGGCAGTTTCCCTACCCCTGGGCCATGGTCACCGTGGCCGGCTCGCTGTTAATGATCGCGGGGATCGTATTGCGCGCCGACAGCTCGCCCGGTGCGTTGCAGCGCGTGCTGCAAACTCCATTGGCGACGTATATCGGCCGGCTGTCCTATTCGCTGTACCTGTGGCACTGGCCGGTCGCGGTGTTCCTGCGCTGGACCGTCGGGATGGAGCTGCTGATCGTGCAGTGGCTCTACCCGGTGCTGGTGGCGCTGCTTGCGGCAGCGTCCTATCACTGGATAGAAACACCGATCCGTAGCGGCCACTCGGCGGTGCAACGCAAGGCGGGGTTCACGTTTGCGGCCGGTTTGAGTGTCACCGGCCTGATGTGGCTGGGCGCGCTGTGGGTGTCGGTCAACCCATCGACGCTGTCACTCAGCCAGACCCGCGATACCTATACCTGGTACGCCTACAAACATTATCCCCAGGAAGATTTTGCCCGCCTCGACGACCCACGCCTGAAGGGACGGCAATTGTTCGTCATGGGGGATTCGCATACCGCGGCCTACCGCACCTTGCTCAAGCTCGTCTCGCTCAAACTGGGGGTAACCGTGACGGAGTACGAACAAGGCGGTTGCGGCGTCGTCAGCCTGATCGGCCCGGACCCTGCACATTGCGCGGCGTTGCGAGAAGCCCAACTCCAGGAGATCTTGGCCCGCGCCAAGCCGGGCGACGTGGTATTCCTCGCCTCGCTGCGCATGCCGGAGCTGGCCGGACGGGCGTGGCGCGAAGGTGAGGCCGCCATGGTCGATGACGCTTTGGGCGAACTGACGGCCGATAACATTGAAGCGGCGCGATTGGCCGCCGACGCGCTGTTAAGCCGTTTGCAGAACGCGCAGCTGACTGTGCTGATCGATGCGCCCAAGCCGCTGTTCAAGGCCGCGCCCAACCGCTGCTCGGATGCGTTCAACCGCATGAACCCCGTCTGCGCGCCTGGCCTGACGATGGCGCGGGACCAACTTGAACGGCTCCGCGCGCCGCAAATGGCGTTGTTGCAACAGCTGCAGGCAAGCTATCCGGCGTTGCACGCCTGGGATCCGCTACCGCTGCTGTGCCCCGGCCCGATCTGCTCGGCCTATGACGCAAACGCCAAGCCATTGTTTTTTGACTCAAACCACCTCAGCGGCCACGGCAACCGCGTGCTCGAGCCATCCTTCAGCGCAGCGTTGCTGAAGATCTGGGGTGTGACGCCGCCGGCTACTGAATGA
- a CDS encoding flagellar basal body-associated protein FliL has protein sequence MKAWILLMLALTLPMAAQAEEAKEGEAPKVSYISLSPPFVGNYGLDGTAKLKVFKADIALRVTGTEAAAAVKANDALIRNQLVALFTQQTNDAMSTVEGKEKLRQEALKQTQQVMNDETGKPVVEDLLFNNLIIQ, from the coding sequence GTGAAAGCGTGGATCCTGTTGATGCTGGCCCTGACCCTGCCGATGGCAGCCCAGGCCGAAGAAGCCAAAGAAGGCGAGGCGCCGAAGGTCAGCTATATCAGCCTGAGCCCGCCTTTCGTGGGTAACTACGGCCTGGACGGCACGGCGAAACTCAAGGTGTTCAAGGCCGATATCGCCTTGCGCGTGACCGGTACCGAAGCCGCCGCCGCCGTCAAAGCCAACGACGCGTTGATTCGTAACCAATTGGTGGCGCTGTTCACCCAGCAGACCAACGACGCTATGAGCACTGTCGAAGGCAAAGAGAAACTGCGTCAGGAAGCCCTCAAGCAAACCCAGCAAGTAATGAACGACGAAACCGGCAAGCCGGTAGTGGAAGACCTGTTGTTCAACAACCTGATCATTCAGTAG
- a CDS encoding NADPH:quinone oxidoreductase family protein — protein MKAVLCKAFGPAETLVLEETASPAIKKNEILLDVHAAGVNFPDTLIIEGKYQFKPPFPFSPGGEASGVVSEVGEKVSHLKVGDRVMALTGWGSFAEQVAVPGYNVLPIPPSMDFNTAAAFSMTYGTSMHALKQRANLQPGETLLVLGASGGVGLAAVEIGKAMGARVIAAASSADKLAVAKAAGADELINYSETSLKDEIKRLTDGNGADVIYDPVGGDLFDQAIRAIAWNGRLLVVGFASGRIPELPVNLALLKGAAVVGVFWGSFAQRQPQDNAANFQQLFTWYGEGKLKPLVSQVYPLEQAAQAINDLGQRKAVGKVVVQIR, from the coding sequence ATGAAAGCTGTGCTGTGCAAAGCCTTCGGCCCCGCCGAAACCCTGGTGCTGGAAGAGACAGCCAGCCCGGCGATCAAGAAGAATGAAATTCTGCTGGATGTGCACGCAGCAGGGGTGAATTTCCCGGACACGCTGATCATCGAAGGCAAATACCAGTTCAAGCCACCCTTTCCGTTTTCACCGGGCGGCGAAGCATCGGGCGTGGTCAGCGAGGTGGGGGAAAAGGTCAGCCATCTGAAAGTGGGTGACCGGGTCATGGCGCTCACCGGCTGGGGCAGCTTTGCCGAACAGGTCGCGGTGCCGGGCTACAACGTGCTGCCGATCCCGCCGAGCATGGACTTCAATACCGCTGCCGCCTTCAGCATGACCTACGGCACCTCGATGCACGCGCTCAAGCAGCGGGCCAACCTGCAACCCGGCGAGACGCTGCTGGTACTCGGCGCCTCCGGCGGCGTGGGCCTGGCCGCCGTGGAAATCGGCAAAGCCATGGGCGCTCGCGTGATCGCCGCCGCCAGCAGCGCCGACAAACTCGCCGTGGCCAAGGCCGCCGGTGCCGATGAACTGATCAATTACAGCGAAACCAGCCTGAAGGACGAGATCAAGCGCCTCACCGACGGCAACGGTGCCGATGTGATCTACGACCCGGTCGGCGGCGACCTGTTCGACCAGGCCATCCGCGCCATTGCCTGGAATGGCCGTTTGCTGGTGGTGGGTTTTGCCAGCGGACGCATTCCCGAGCTGCCGGTGAACCTGGCGCTGCTCAAGGGTGCGGCGGTGGTGGGGGTGTTCTGGGGCTCGTTCGCCCAGCGCCAGCCGCAGGATAATGCGGCGAACTTCCAGCAACTGTTCACTTGGTATGGCGAGGGCAAGCTCAAGCCACTGGTGTCGCAGGTGTATCCGCTGGAACAGGCCGCGCAGGCTATCAATGATCTGGGGCAGCGTAAGGCGGTGGGCAAGGTGGTCGTCCAGATCCGCTGA
- the glpT gene encoding glycerol-3-phosphate transporter yields MFAFFRPAAHQAPLPEEKIDSTYRRLRWQIFAGIFFGYAGYYLLRKNFSLAMPYLIDEGYTRGQLGLAMSAIAIAYGLSKFLMGLVSDRSNPRYFLPFGLLVSAGVMFIFGFAPWATSSVTMMFILLFINGWAQGMGWPPSGRTMVHWWSQKERGGVVSVWNVAHNVGGGLIGPLFLLGMAWFNDWHAAFYVPATVALLVAAFAFITMRDTPQSVGLPPIEQYKNDYPEGYDASHEEEFSAKEIFVKYVLRNKMLWYIAFANVFVYLLRYGVLDWAPTYLKEAKHFTVDKSSWAYFFYEWAGIPGTLLCGWMSDKIFRGNRGLTGIVFMALVTVATLVYWLNPPGNPMVDMIALVSIGFLIYGPVMLIGLQALELAPKKAAGTAAGFTGLFGYLGGSVAASAAMGYTVDHFGWDGGFVLLIGACLLAIAFLVPTLWHTNSVSSAR; encoded by the coding sequence ATGTTTGCTTTCTTTCGCCCTGCCGCACACCAGGCGCCCCTGCCTGAAGAAAAAATAGACAGCACCTACCGACGCCTGCGCTGGCAGATCTTCGCCGGTATTTTCTTCGGATATGCCGGCTACTACCTGCTGCGCAAGAACTTCTCCCTGGCCATGCCTTACCTGATCGACGAGGGTTACACCCGGGGTCAGTTGGGCCTGGCGATGTCGGCCATCGCGATTGCCTACGGCCTGTCCAAGTTCCTCATGGGCCTGGTGTCGGACCGTTCCAACCCGCGCTACTTCCTGCCCTTCGGCCTGCTGGTGTCGGCGGGTGTGATGTTCATTTTCGGTTTCGCGCCTTGGGCCACCTCCAGCGTGACCATGATGTTCATCTTGCTGTTCATCAACGGTTGGGCCCAGGGCATGGGCTGGCCGCCAAGCGGGCGGACCATGGTGCACTGGTGGTCGCAGAAAGAACGCGGCGGCGTGGTGTCGGTATGGAACGTGGCGCATAACGTCGGCGGCGGCTTGATCGGCCCACTGTTCCTGCTGGGCATGGCATGGTTCAACGACTGGCATGCAGCATTCTATGTCCCGGCCACCGTGGCCCTGCTGGTGGCGGCGTTTGCCTTCATCACCATGCGCGACACCCCACAATCGGTGGGCCTGCCGCCTATCGAACAGTACAAGAACGATTACCCGGAAGGCTACGATGCCAGCCATGAAGAAGAATTCAGCGCCAAGGAAATCTTCGTCAAATACGTGCTGCGCAACAAAATGCTGTGGTACATCGCCTTCGCCAACGTCTTCGTCTACCTGCTGCGCTACGGCGTGCTGGACTGGGCCCCTACCTACCTCAAGGAAGCCAAGCATTTCACGGTCGACAAGTCGTCGTGGGCCTACTTTTTCTATGAGTGGGCGGGCATACCGGGCACGCTGCTATGCGGCTGGATGTCGGACAAAATCTTCCGTGGCAACCGCGGCCTGACCGGCATTGTGTTCATGGCGCTGGTGACCGTGGCGACCCTGGTGTACTGGCTCAACCCGCCGGGCAACCCAATGGTCGACATGATCGCGTTGGTATCCATCGGTTTCCTGATCTACGGCCCGGTCATGCTGATCGGCCTGCAGGCGTTGGAGCTGGCACCGAAGAAGGCCGCCGGCACGGCTGCGGGCTTCACCGGGCTGTTCGGTTACCTGGGCGGCTCGGTGGCCGCGAGCGCGGCCATGGGCTACACCGTGGACCATTTCGGCTGGGACGGCGGTTTCGTCCTGTTGATCGGCGCGTGCCTGCTGGCGATCGCCTTCCTGGTCCCGACGCTGTGGCACACCAATAGCGTCAGCTCGGCGCGTTAA